In the Microcoleus sp. AS-A8 genome, AAAGATATAAAAAATTGCCCTTGGCTTAAACACCGATAACATCAAACCGATCGCCTTGAGGTCAATCATCGGACCGAGTACCAGGAAGGATAACAAAGAGCCACTGGTAAAGGCGGAGGCAAAGGCGAGAGCAAAGAATGCATCCACGGTGGAACAAATGGACACAATGGTTCCCAACAGCATCATCGCCAGAATCGACGTAACTGGCCCTTGGCCTAGGCTGAGGATGACTTCACGGGGGACGGCGACTTGAATGGCTGCGGCGAGCGCACTTCCCAATACCAAGACTCCTCCTAACTCCCGCAACTCTTGCACCGTATTTTCTATGACGAGACGCAGTTTGTAGCGTAACGGTTTGCTGCGTTTCGTACCCAATAATGATGCTTGTAAAACCGTAGTATCCATCCGTACAGGAGCACCCGGTTCACCCAGTAAAAATGAACCGGATTGTAACAGTGCGGGTTTTGATTCTTGATTACCAGAGGAGGTTTTCCCCTTTGGTTCTCGCTCGCTTGCAGGTTGCTTCATGGAGCGAGTCGTCATCGATTGCAGCAGGGGACGCAAGTCAGACTGAACACTGAAGACACAGCTAATAACAACCGCAATCCCTAAAGAAAATAGTACCCGCAACACTACAATTTCGGGTTGGTCTCGAAACGCCACATAGGTTGAAGCAATCACAATCGGATTAATCGTTGGTGATGCCAGCAAAAACCCAATGGCTACAGGGGGGGGTGCTCCTTGCAGCAGCAGACGGCGCGCCACTGGCACGTTGCCACACTCACAAACTGGGAAGAAAAGACCCCCAAAACTGCCCACAATCGCCCCTAAAAATGGGTTTCGAGGCAGCGATTCCATTAGTTTGCGCTCATCCTCGACCAAAGATAGCAGTAAGCTAGAGAGCAAAACCCCTAGGAGCAAAAAAGGGATGGCTTCGACCAGCAAACTCAAGAATAGGGTAAAGGCGTTGTTCAACTGATTCATGCGTTCGGCTTATCGGATGGTATTTTCCCCTGTAGGGAGGCGAGTTTCGCCATTGTATCGAAAAAGAATATTACTCTTTATTCAATTAATGCACTCCCTGACACAGATAAATGCAGAAAAGTTGCAACAACAGGCTTGACTATCATTGTTAAAACTGAGCTCTTTGCTGGGTGTGACGGTGACGGCAACTGTCATGTTGTGGAAGTGCAAGTCTAAGCTTGGCTGATTATAGGTGATGTTGATTTTTTTAACGATACAATGGCACTTAAGGTCATCAGGCTACAGACCACTGTTTACAGAAAGTGGCAGGTGCTATGCAGGGTGCGGTAAAGCGATCAGTTAATTGGGTAACTCGTTAGACTGGAAAAAAATTTGTTGTGATTGTGCCCTTCACGTCGGCGACAAGAGCTGTTCCTAGGACTGAAGCCCTGACTACAAATGAGTTGCCTGGGAAAAATGAATGATGATTAGCTCGCTCTCCCCTCTTTGGTTGCATCAGCTATAATTTCCCCTGTAGAAGCACAGTTCATTTATTTTTTTTATAAAGTTTTTTTTTCAATTTTGTATATTTTTTGTCTTGTATTAAGACAGAAAAATTCTGATTAAGGATAACCAAAATTTAACCTAGGCTTAGTCAGTTTAGAGATAATAAAGGCTAGAATTTTTTTAATAACTGGCTTCTAAAACACCTGGCTTGAATATCAAAATTCAATGTTAAATTAAACTTTAGAATCTGTTTCTTCTTATACAGATGATGTCAATCCAGTGGATTTTTCTATGGTTGCCTTAACGGAACCCTACAGCAAGCTACCCGTCCCATCCCAACCCAAGAATCACAATCTGCGTCTGGAGTCAACACTCCAAGAACTATCACTCTACGATTGTCAGGTTGAATGTTCTCATCTGGGTAAGGAAGTTGCACAAACCTTTCAAGAAAATCCGCTGCTACCAGGAGTGATTCTCACGGAACAGAATCAGTTTGTGGGCATGATTTCGCGGCGTCGCTTTTTGGAACAGATGAGCCGCCCTTATGGACTGGAACTGTTTTTGAAGCGCCCTCTCTATTCGTTGTATCGCTTTGCTAGTGCAGAGGTTTTGCGGCTCCAAGGTGAGACGCCGATTGTGGAAGCAGCTCGCCGTTCACTACAGCGTCCTGCTGAAATGCTCTATGAACCGATTGTGGTTGAACTGGAAGCGGGAACCTACCGCTTGTTGGACGTGCATCAGTTATTAGTGGCTCAGTCGAACATTCATGAACTGGCGACCCAACTGCTGAACGAACAGACTCAAGCTCAGCTTATTCAAACTGAAAAAATGGCAACTCTGGGACAAATGCTAGCCAGTATTGCCCATGAGATTAAAAATCCGGTTGGTTGCATTACCTGTAACTTTGAGTTTCTCTGTAACTACTGTGAGAAACTGATGACGGTTTTGTCAGCCTATGAAATTGAAATAACCGACATATCTGATAGTCTCGCTGAACTAAAACAAGACTCTGATATTGATTTCATCCTCGAAGATTTACCCAAAATTTTGAACAGTATGGGAGCGGGGTCAGATCGACTCACCAAAATCGTAGGAGGCTTGCAATACTTCTCCCACTTGAGTGAAACAAAGCGTCAGCCAGCAGACATTCATGAATGTATTGAAAATACTTTAATAATTTTAAATAACCGCCTGAACAAAGCAGATATTAAGATTCTTAAAACTTATGGTGAGCTACCGCTAGTCAATTGCTACTCCGGTCAACTCAGTCAAGTGTTCATGAATCTGATTAGCAATGCCATTGATGCCCTCAGCGATAAGCTATCTGAGCAATCGGTGGATTTCGAGACATGGCAACCTGCAATTGAGATTCGCACTGAAATTGTCGAACGATCTGCGACTGATTGGCTGTCTGTGCGGATTGTGGATAATGGTCAAGGGATGCTACCCGAAATTCAACAGCGGATTTTTGAAATGTTCTTCACCACTAAGCCAGTGGGGAAGGGAACTGGCTTAGGGTTAACCATTAGCCATCAAATCGTGACTCAGAAACATGGTGGGGAATTACTATTACGTTCTCAGCCAGAACAGGGCACAGAATTTCAGGTTCTACTGCCCCTGGATTAGGAGTAATCTACGTCCGGACGCACCCTATTATTTGAGTTCTGGATGAGTCGCTGCCGGAGAGGATGCACCCATCTGGCTAATAGTGGCGAGTAGCTGGTAAATACGCCCAAAGTCTCGCTGGTTGAAGTACAAAACTAGGCGAGGTAAGTCAGCCGTTTCGTCAGGGGTTTCTTGAGATAAAGCCTTACTTTTTTCAATCCGACCCTTGACCAAGATGTCGCTAAAATTTTCATTGAGCTGTTCAACTTGGTCATCCGATAACTCAGATTTGAGCCGAATAACGAGTAGATCGCCAACGTAGCGGCTGGAGTGATAGAGTCGATAAAAGCTATCGATCGCTTCATAAGCCACATTTAAGTCGTCGGTGACGGTGTAAAGACTTGTATCTTCCGGACTGATTAAACCGCGTTGAATTAGATGATTGCGAATATAAGCATCCCAGTCTTGCCAGTAGTTGCCACCTGGTTTATCAATTAATACTAA is a window encoding:
- a CDS encoding permease, with the protein product MNQLNNAFTLFLSLLVEAIPFLLLGVLLSSLLLSLVEDERKLMESLPRNPFLGAIVGSFGGLFFPVCECGNVPVARRLLLQGAPPPVAIGFLLASPTINPIVIASTYVAFRDQPEIVVLRVLFSLGIAVVISCVFSVQSDLRPLLQSMTTRSMKQPASEREPKGKTSSGNQESKPALLQSGSFLLGEPGAPVRMDTTVLQASLLGTKRSKPLRYKLRLVIENTVQELRELGGVLVLGSALAAAIQVAVPREVILSLGQGPVTSILAMMLLGTIVSICSTVDAFFALAFASAFTSGSLLSFLVLGPMIDLKAIGLMLSVFKPRAIFYIFGLAAQLTFLLTLFVNLRIS
- a CDS encoding ATP-binding protein, with amino-acid sequence MVALTEPYSKLPVPSQPKNHNLRLESTLQELSLYDCQVECSHLGKEVAQTFQENPLLPGVILTEQNQFVGMISRRRFLEQMSRPYGLELFLKRPLYSLYRFASAEVLRLQGETPIVEAARRSLQRPAEMLYEPIVVELEAGTYRLLDVHQLLVAQSNIHELATQLLNEQTQAQLIQTEKMATLGQMLASIAHEIKNPVGCITCNFEFLCNYCEKLMTVLSAYEIEITDISDSLAELKQDSDIDFILEDLPKILNSMGAGSDRLTKIVGGLQYFSHLSETKRQPADIHECIENTLIILNNRLNKADIKILKTYGELPLVNCYSGQLSQVFMNLISNAIDALSDKLSEQSVDFETWQPAIEIRTEIVERSATDWLSVRIVDNGQGMLPEIQQRIFEMFFTTKPVGKGTGLGLTISHQIVTQKHGGELLLRSQPEQGTEFQVLLPLD